In Oxyura jamaicensis isolate SHBP4307 breed ruddy duck chromosome 20, BPBGC_Ojam_1.0, whole genome shotgun sequence, the following are encoded in one genomic region:
- the FITM2 gene encoding fat storage-inducing transmembrane protein 2, with the protein MAAGRGARMPRAAVLRPPLTATAGSGARRAPPGGARGARRWPCGGGGRSRARLVPEAVREAAGRGRGAMEQLERCCRSLRAGLAAGAVRRRLPWVLLGLVLLGSALKDGDLVPETPMQNKRNVLNVYFVKVAWAWTFWLLLPFIGVTTYLFAKSKFLYGPTKSILTALRRLSALLVGTAIWYVCTGLFMYIENLTGMCSTSGKHNEPHRLYATKQECHQNNGIWNGFDISGHCFLLSYCALMIVEEMAVLEGLSIDQNSKLRVVVNSLFVSLCFLTVIWVFMFVCTAVYFHDFSQKLLGTLTGLSAWYVTYRVWYLKPFSPGLPLPNIPLSSKKYSYSR; encoded by the exons atggcggcggggcggggggcgcgcaTGCCCAGAGCGGCCGTGCTCCGTCCTCCCCTCACCGCCACCGCAGGGTCGGGGGCCCGGCGGGCGCCGCCCGGGGGCGCCCGAGGAGCTCGGCGGTGGCCGTGCGGTGGCGGCGGGCGGAGCCGGGCTCGACTCGTTCCGGAGGCCGTGAGGGAGGCGGCCGGGCGCGGCCGGGGAGCGATGGAGCAGCTGGAGCGGTGCTGCCGCTCGCTGCGCGCCGGGCTGGCGGCCGGGGCCGTCCGCCGCCGgctgccctgggtgctgctcgGCCTCGTCCTCCTCGGGTCCGCCCTGAAGGACGGCGACCTGGTGCCGGAGACGCCCATGCAGAACAAGCGCAACGTGCTCAACGT ATACTTTGTCAAGGTGGCTTGGGCATGGACATTCTGGCTTCTGCTGCCCTTCATCGGAGTTACCACCTACCTTTTTGCCAAGAGCAAGTTCCTCTACGGTCCCACGAAGAGCATTTTGACAGCTCTGCGGCGCCTTAGTGCACTGCTGGTGGGCACTGCCATCTGGTACGTCTGCACCGGACTCTTCATGTACATCGAGAATCTCACCGGCATGTGCTCTACCTCGGGTAAACACAACGAGCCCCACCGGCTGTACGCCACCAAGCAGGAGTGCCACCAGAACAATGGGATCTGGAATGGTTTTGATATCTCAGGGCACTGTTTTCTGCTCTCGTACTGTGCTCTAATGATTGTGGAGGAAATGGCAGTGCTGGAAGGCTTGTCCATAGACCAGAACTCAAAGCTGCGTGTTGTGGTCAACagcctttttgtttccttgtgttTTCTCACCGTGATCTGGGTGTTCATGTTTGTGTGCACTGCCGTATATTTCCATGATTTCAGTCAAAAGCTGCTTGGCACACTGACAGGTTTGTCAGCTTGGTATGTAACATACAGAGTTTGGTACTTGAAACCCTTTTCTCCTGGACTACCTCTCCCAAATATACCTTTGAGTTCAAAGAAATACAGTTATAGCAGATAG